A single region of the Pan troglodytes isolate AG18354 chromosome 18, NHGRI_mPanTro3-v2.0_pri, whole genome shotgun sequence genome encodes:
- the TPPP3 gene encoding tubulin polymerization-promoting protein family member 3 isoform X2 produces MAASTDIAGLEESFRKFAIHGDPKASGQEMNGKNWAKLCKDCKVADGKSVTGTDVDIVFSKVKGKSARVINYEEFKKALEELATKRFKGKSKEEAFDAICQLVAGKEPANVGVTKAKTGGAVDRLTDTSRYTGSHKERFDESGKGKGIAGRQDILDDSGYVSAYKNAGTYDAKVKK; encoded by the exons ATGGCAGCGAGCACAGACATCGCTGGGCTGGAGGAGAGCTTCCGCAAGTTTGCCATCCATGGTGACCCCAAGGCCAGTGGGCAAGAGATGAATGGCAAGAACTGGGCCAAGCTGTGCAAGGACTGCAAGGTGGCTGACGGAAAGTCCGTGACAGGGACCGATGTGGACATCGTCTTCTCCAAAGTCAA GGGGAAGTCTGCTCGGGTCATCAACTATGAGGAGTTCAAGAAGGCCCTGGAAGAGCTGGCAACCAAGAGATTCAAGGGGAAGAGCAAGGAGGAGGCCTTCGATGCCATCTGCCAgctggtggcaggcaaagagccAGCCAATGTGGGCGTCACT aaagcaaaaacagGGGGTGCTGTAGACCGGCTGACGGACACCAGCAGATACACGGGCTCCCACAAGGAGCGCTTCGATGAGAGCGGCAAGGGCAAGGGCATTGCGGGACGGCAGGACATCCTGGACGACAGTGGCTACGTGAGTGCCTACAAGAATGCAGGCACCTACGATGCCAAGGTGAAGAAGTGA
- the TPPP3 gene encoding tubulin polymerization-promoting protein family member 3 isoform X1, giving the protein METEKQGIIRRSRLGCSPTREPAGSGAAEPPGLPRPSVHSCVLLSVRTHTSGAAARSEHCTQDPPSAWAKHPVASKLPWTLPLVNQGGMAASTDIAGLEESFRKFAIHGDPKASGQEMNGKNWAKLCKDCKVADGKSVTGTDVDIVFSKVKGKSARVINYEEFKKALEELATKRFKGKSKEEAFDAICQLVAGKEPANVGVTKAKTGGAVDRLTDTSRYTGSHKERFDESGKGKGIAGRQDILDDSGYVSAYKNAGTYDAKVKK; this is encoded by the exons ATGGAGACCGAGAAACAGGGGATAATACGGCGGAGCCGCCTGGGCTGCAGTCCCACCCGGGAGCCGGCAGGGAGCGGAGCTGCGGAGCCGCCTGGTCTCCCGCGTCCATCGGTCCATTCCTGCGTCCTTCTGTCCGTCCGAACGCACACTTCAGGAGCAGCCGCGAG GAGTGAGCACTGCACGCAGGATCCGCCCAGTGCTTGGGCCAAGCACCCTGTGGCATCCAAGCTCCCCTGGACGTTACCCTTGGTGAACCAA GGTGGCATGGCAGCGAGCACAGACATCGCTGGGCTGGAGGAGAGCTTCCGCAAGTTTGCCATCCATGGTGACCCCAAGGCCAGTGGGCAAGAGATGAATGGCAAGAACTGGGCCAAGCTGTGCAAGGACTGCAAGGTGGCTGACGGAAAGTCCGTGACAGGGACCGATGTGGACATCGTCTTCTCCAAAGTCAA GGGGAAGTCTGCTCGGGTCATCAACTATGAGGAGTTCAAGAAGGCCCTGGAAGAGCTGGCAACCAAGAGATTCAAGGGGAAGAGCAAGGAGGAGGCCTTCGATGCCATCTGCCAgctggtggcaggcaaagagccAGCCAATGTGGGCGTCACT aaagcaaaaacagGGGGTGCTGTAGACCGGCTGACGGACACCAGCAGATACACGGGCTCCCACAAGGAGCGCTTCGATGAGAGCGGCAAGGGCAAGGGCATTGCGGGACGGCAGGACATCCTGGACGACAGTGGCTACGTGAGTGCCTACAAGAATGCAGGCACCTACGATGCCAAGGTGAAGAAGTGA